From a single Athene noctua chromosome 2, bAthNoc1.hap1.1, whole genome shotgun sequence genomic region:
- the ANLN gene encoding anillin, protein MDPFTEKLLERTRARRENLQKKMAERPKMGVRPIMQAKRVREPLLETGNQAPLPGEEVKPGTKPSPSKRLCPNSMETQASSSENVQPVLSSSTSHHSPEMTSELHITTSNRASMVQPLEKGKTNTESETPAVLSVKTRMQKLAEQRRCWDSEDPSECAPLSPLQSKGLSVSPPKQTSNALASDTPIGRRGRLANLAAAIGSWEDDLSHPSAKQNNAQEQPGTTCLSKLSTTSGASARINSSSVKQEAASCSQRLVEASINKPANSKIADPDIFLTQSSRVTAPCSKESEVRQLLTENSRSPQKTEKRTETAKSTLPQPVQSKEEPVKGTHVQLEPKGKPTTPGGSGIKPFLERFGERCQERSAQSPATNTPGGRTPIVTPNTRTIQERLLKQNENSSTASLALQFKQERERELACLRGRFDRGNLWSAEKSESSKRKLPEAKMESQSQASPKHPPSSDATAFGSAEDTTAGDRPVKSPSVESSDAPKCEETDKPSPLEITEPKSPVKEMSVSKLEQLAEKPKDEVYEIEISVDDEMNSSKVINEIFEVLQEDGPDIEKLKKEMSMSLEGESDEDEQEESLNISSMSLLTPLVESVGPEAFVSPCKSTGEGSSISDVSLMSEKFQRTKVPRAESVDSIGSMSEDRNLPYSVDAYRSQRFKETDRPSIKQIIVRKEDVASKLEMKKNGPSDQVNIKKKMQELNNEINMQQTVIHQASQALNCCFDEEHGKGSQEEAEAERLLLLATEKRTALLEELNKLKSEGPHSKRNKAASTPTEFAPSRGSVSISEMRLPLKADFVCGTVQKPEAANYYYVIILRSGAENMVATPLASTASSLNGDALTFTTTFTMHDVSNDFEINLEVYSLVQRKEVTSTDKRKKANKSKVITPKRLLTSITSKSTLLTPAMASPGGPNAVRTTHFILVGSHKLSLSSVGNAKFALDKVPFLSPLEGHIYLKLKCQVDSSVEEKGFLTMFEDVSGFGAWHRRWCVLSGNCISYWTYPDDEKRKHPLGRINLANCTNHQIEPANREFCARPNTFELITVRPQREDDRETLVSRCRDTLCVTKNWLSADTKEERNLWMQKLNQVLVDLRMWQPDACYKPIGKL, encoded by the exons ATGGACCCGTTCACTGAG AAACTCCTTGAAAGAACCCGGGCCAGGCGGGAAAACCTGCAGAAGAAGATGGCTGAGCGGCCCAAGATGGGAGTGAGACCCATAATGCAGGCCAAGAGGGTCAGAGAGCCTTTGTTAGAAACTGGTAACCAGGCACCCCTTCCTGGTGAAGAAG TGAAGCCTGGTACAAAACCATCACCATCAAAGAGACTCTGCCCTAACAGTATGGAGACTCAAGCCTCCAGTTCAGAGAACGTACAGCCAGTTCTTTCAAGTTCCACAAGTCATCATTCTCCTGAGATGACTTCAGAGTTGCACATAACTACTTCTAACAGGGCTTCAATGGTTCAGCCTcttgagaaaggaaaaacaaacacagagtcAGAAACTCCTGCAGTCCTTTCAGTCAAAACACGTATGCAGAAGTTGGCAGAACAGCGACGCTGCTGGGATAGTGAGG atcCCTCTGAATGTGCTCCTCTGTCTCCCCTCCAGTCAAAAGGTCTGTCTGTTTCTCCACCTAAGCAGACATCTAATGCCCTGGCAAGTGACACCCCTATTGGGAGAAGAGGCCGTTTAGCTAACCTTGCTGCTGCAATTGGTTCCTGGGAAGATGACCTAAGTCATCcatctgcaaagcaaaacaatgcACAAGAACAGCCTGGCACTACTTGTTTATCCAAATTGTCCACTACAAGTGGAGCATCTGCTAGAATCAATAGTAGCAGTGTAAAGCAGGAAGCTGCATCCTGTTCTCAAAGGCTTGTTGAGGCTTCTATTAATAAACCAGCAAACTCAAAGATAGCG GATCCAGACATTTTTTTAACACAGTCCTCAAGAGTCACTGCTCCCTGTTCTAAAGAATCTGAAGTACGACAACTGCTAACAGAGAATTCCCGCAGCcctcagaaaactgaaaagcgTACAGAAACAGCAAAGTCAACTTTGCCTCAACCAGTTCAGTCCAAAGAAGAGCCAGTCAAAGGAACACATGTGCAACTTGAACCTAAGGGTAAACCCACAACACCAG GGGGATCAGGAATTAAGCCCTTCCTGGAACGCTTTGGGGAGCGCTGTCAAGAGCGTAGTGCACAGAGTCCTGCTACGAATACTCCAGGGGGCAGAACACCCATTGTTACCCCAAATacaaggacaatccaggaaaggCTTctcaagcaaaatgaaaattcctCTACTGCCAGTTTAGCACTTCAGTTTAAGCAG GAACGTGAACGAGAACTTGCATGCCTTCGTGGCCGGTTTGATAGAGGCAATTTGTGGAGCGCAGAGAAAAGTGAAAGTTCAAAGAGAAAACTTCCAGAAGCTAAAATG GAAAGCCAATCTCAGGCTAGTCCAAAACATCCTCCTAGTTCAGATGCCACTGCTTTTGGATCAGCAGAAGACACAACAGCAGGTGACAGGCCAGTAAAGTCTCCCAGCGTGGAGTCTTCGG ATGCTCCTAAATGTGAAGAGACTGATAAACCCAGTCCTCTGGAGATCACTGAGCCAAAGAGTCCTGTAAAAGAAATGTCTGTCTCAAAACTTGAACAACTTGCTGAGAAACCAAAAG ATGAAGTATATGAAATCGAAATAAGTGTGGATGATGAGATGAATAGCTCAAAAGTGATAAATGAAATTTTTGAAGTTCTTCAAGAGGATGGTCCAGAtatagaaaaactgaagaaagaaatgagCATGAGCCTGGAAGGTGAAAGTGATGAGGATGAGCAGGAAGAGTCACTGAATATTTCATCAATGTCTCTGTTAACTCCTCTAGTGGAATCTGTTGGTCCAGAG GCCTTTGTTTCTCCTTGTAAGTCAACTGGTGAAGGTAGCAGTATCAGTGATGTGAGTCTCATGTCTGAAAAGTTCCAAAGGACTAAAGTCCCCAGGGCAGAATCTGTAGACAGTATTGGCTCTATGTCAGAAGATCGCAACCTTCCCTATAG TGTTGATGCATATAGATCTCAAAGATTTAAAGAAACTGATCGTCCTTCAATAAAGCAAATCATCGTTCGCAAAGAAGATGTGGCTTCcaaactggaaatgaaaaagaacGGCCCATCTGATCAAGTCAatatcaaaaagaaaatgcag GAGCTGAATAATGAGATCAACATGCAGCAGACAGTGATTCATCAAGCCAGTCAAGCTTTGAACTGCTGTTTTGATGAGGAACATGGAAAAGGGTCACAagaagaagcagaagcagagagaCTACTTCTCCTTGCAA CTGAGAAGAGAACTGCCTTATTGGAAGAACTGAATAAACTGAAGAGTGAGGGGCCTCAtagtaaaagaaataaagctgcttCTACACCCACTGAATTTGCTCCATCCAGGGGATCTGTTTCCATTTCAGAGATGCGTCTACCTCTAAAAGCAGACTTTGTATGTGGTACAGTTCAAAAGCCAG AGGCAGCAAACTACTACTATGTAATAATACTGAGATCTGGAGCAGAAAACATGGTTGCAACCCCATTAGCAAGTACTGCCAGCTCCCTGAATGGAGATGCTCTTACTTTTACTACAACATTTACTAT GCACGATGTGTCAAATGACTTTGAAATAAATCTAGAAGTTTACAGTTTG GTGCAGAGAAAAGAAGTTACAAGTACCgataaaaggaaaaaggcaaataaatctAAG GTTATTACTCCAAAGAGATTATTAACGTCTATTACCTCT aAAAGCACCCTTCTTACGCCAG CCATGGCCAGTCCAGGTGGCCCTAATGCTGTACGCACTACGCATTTCATCCTTGTTGGGTCCCACAAGTTATCACTATCTTCTGTAGGGAATGCCAAATTTGCATTGGACAAG GTTCcctttttgtctcctttggaAGGTCATAtatatctgaaattaaaatgcCAAGTGGACTCCTCTGTAGAGGAAAAAGGGTTCTTG actaTGTTTGAAGACGTTAGTGGATTTGGAGCATGGCATAGGCGCTGGTGTGTGCTGTCTGGAAACTGTATATCTTACTGGACATACCCAGATGATGAAAAACGAAAG CATCCTTTGGGCCGGATAAACTTGGCTAACTGCACTAATCATCAGATTGAACCTGCCAACAGGGAGTTCTGTGCCCGTCCCAACACTTTTGAACTCATAACTGTCCGACCTCAGAGGGAAGATGACAGAGAGACTCTCGTCAGCCGATGCAGAGACACGCTCTGTGTTACAAA GAACTGGCTGTCTGCTGATACTAAAGAAGAGCGTAACCTTTGGATGCAAAAGCTCAACCAAGTCCTTGTTGACCTTCGCATGTGGCAGCCTGATGCCTGCTACAAACCTATTGGAAAGCTTTAA